A DNA window from Arachis duranensis cultivar V14167 chromosome 3, aradu.V14167.gnm2.J7QH, whole genome shotgun sequence contains the following coding sequences:
- the LOC110278756 gene encoding uncharacterized protein LOC110278756 translates to MKDMPFFLLKNSFGAKMKKGFRTLCNNDGSTSTLNQHNNISSPSKQSSPTLEDLILQLEMEEEMARKAKLNEYSSIRRGRMSCVNNSDILRSARNALNQYPRFSLDGRDAMYRSSFGTVEGRRSVCSERSLGGMLMEEEINDFEREMCLPTTVAGESVVWCKPGVVAKLMGLEAIPVPIGGSRRRTDDNKKREKNKLTMMSRRENLMRRRFERHHELERKIAMEMQQGYNGQHCIMKPVELEALAAGGPGIWQHRRYAKPFN, encoded by the exons atgAAGGACATGCCCTTCTTTCTCCTCAAAAACTCCTTTGGTGCCAAGATGAAGAAAGGTTTCAGAACCTTGTGCAACAACGACGGTTCCACCTCCACACTCAACCAACACAACAACATAAGCTCCCCTTCAAAGCAAAGCTCTCCAACACTGGAGGATCTGATACTGCAACTTGAAATGGAGGAAGAGATGGCGAGGAAGGCCAAGCTCAACGAATACAGTTCCATACGAAGGGGAAGGATGTCTTGTGTGAACAACAGCGACATCTTGAGGTCTGCGAGGAACGCGTTGAACCAATATCCAAGGTTTTCGCTTGACGGTAGGGATGCTATGTACCGATCCTCTTTCGGAACAGTGGAAGGAAGAAGATCGGTTTGCAGCGAGAGGAGTTTAGGGGGAATGTTGATGGAAGAAGAGATCAATGATTTTGAAAGGGAGATGTGTTTGCCAACAACGGTGGCTGGAGAGAGTGTCGTGTGGTGCAAGCCAGGGGTTGTAGCGAAGTTAATGGGTTTGGAAGCAATACCGGTTCCAATTGGTGGAAGCAGAAGAAGAACGGACGATaataagaagagagaaaagaacaagTTGACGATGATGAGTCGGAGGGAGAATCTAATGAGGAGAAGATTCGAGAGGCATCATGAGTTGGAGAGAAAGATAGCAATGGAGATGCAGCAGGGGTATAATGGGCAACATTGTATTATGAAACCAGTTGAGTTAGAAGCACTGGCCGCCGGGGGTCCTGGAATTTGGCAGCACCGCAGATATG CCAAGCCATTCAACTGA
- the LOC107480783 gene encoding dormancy-associated protein 1: MVLLEKLWDDVVAGPQPDRGLGKLRKITTSQPLNIKAITSETDNKYQRSMSMPATPTTPGTPTTPLSATPRKPDNVWRSVFHPGSNSATKTIGSDYFDKPLPNSPTVYDWLYSGETRSKHR, translated from the exons ATGGTTCTGTTAGAGAAGCTGTGGGATGACGTGGTGGCAGGGCCGCAACCGGATCGCGGGCTTGGGAAGCTGAGGAAGATCACCACCTCCCAGCCCTTGAACATCAAAGCCATAACATCTGAAACTGATAACAAGTACCAGAGATCCATGTCTATGCCCGCCACACCTACAACCCCGGGGACCCCAACAACACCGCTCTCTGCCACGCCGCGTAAACCTGACAACGTTTGGAGGAGCGTCTTCCATCCTGGCAGCAACTCCGCCACTAAGACCATCGGTTCTGATTACTTTGACAAACCACTCCCCAATTCTCCTACTGTCTATGACTG GCTCTACAGTGGTGAGACAAGGAGCAAGCACCGCTAA